The Peribacillus sp. FSL P2-0133 genome has a segment encoding these proteins:
- a CDS encoding carbon monoxide dehydrogenase subunit G produces MEISGKINFDYSAEVIWEAMHNPELLKNAIPGCQDLSLVADGEYDVGLKLGVAAVKGDYTGKVKLKDLEVPYQYILNAEGSGKPGFVSAEMDCKIIPDGDGCQLIWECNADIGGMIAGVGSRVIGGIAKFMAGKFFKDMEKQLKTHQRI; encoded by the coding sequence ATGGAGATATCCGGAAAAATAAACTTTGATTATAGCGCAGAAGTGATTTGGGAAGCCATGCATAATCCGGAATTGCTCAAGAATGCTATTCCAGGATGTCAAGACCTTTCATTAGTTGCAGATGGTGAATATGATGTTGGACTTAAGCTTGGTGTAGCAGCTGTAAAAGGTGACTACACGGGAAAGGTGAAATTGAAGGATTTGGAAGTGCCTTATCAGTATATTTTAAATGCTGAAGGAAGCGGGAAGCCAGGTTTTGTTTCTGCTGAAATGGACTGTAAAATCATTCCTGATGGTGATGGTTGTCAATTGATTTGGGAATGCAACGCAGATATAGGTGGAATGATCGCTGGTGTGGGAAGCAGGGTTATTGGTGGTATTGCAAAATTCATGGCAGGTAAATTCTTTAAAGATATGGAGAAACAGTTAAAAACTCATCAAAGAATTTAA